GACATCTACGGCGGTGTCTGCCAACTCCACATCGCGATCCCTGAGTCCTTCGGCAAGCGCCATGGCCTCATCAAAGCTGAGTTTCTGGATCCGGGCGTGACTGGTTGCCCAGGTCCAGGAGATTGAATCCAAATTACGAGGCATGATCCGGATCTGTCGGTAACACTCCCGCAGATCAAGCGTCTGAATTCCTGCACTTTTCAGAGCGTTCTTTAGCACCGTTTCTCGTGATACCCCGCGCTTCTCAAGGGAAAGGTTCCGGATTTTCAGAACAGTTTCCTTGAAGTGACTTTTAGCTGCATTTAGCTGCTCGACCGCCGACACTGTCGCATCTGAAGCACAAATAATGCCCGCTTCATATTTCCTGTTGTGAGTATCGTCAATGGTCAGCCCAACCGCATCTATAATCGCAGCTCTGCGCGCATCCGCGGTATAGCGCTGTTTTTCAGTGGCGCCAAAAGTTGGGATATACACTTCAAAATTTCTGGCATGATCCGCTTCTGATAGCTTCTTTAGCCCCTCACAATGATCCACGAGGGATTGATAAGCAGTCGAAAGCTCCTCGATCAAGTCACGCGGGACAGGGACATCGCCAACATCAGAGTTCAACATGTTTTGGATCTCCCAATATCAGAGTACGGCACGGACACTGTGTGAACACAAAAAACTTTAAGGTCTGGTTTATTATACCATATATTCCTGCAGACGAATCTCTTCATTAGCCAATACCAGACTCTGACGGTATCTTGGTTGCACCTAAGCAAAAGATCCTTGAGATTGCCTGAACTCACGAATTGGACACCATGACGAAACTTGCGATCCCACTAAGCCTTGAGACGTTACAAGAGCTGGATAAAGACCGGACAAGACTCTCCGGCTTAACCAATGCTGAGCTGGCGGGTTTGTTTACCCTGTTTAAACTGGCCAACTCATCAAAACCCTTTAATGGCCCTGCGAGTGAACGTCTCCTTGCGGAAAGCCTCCAGCTGATTGGTGATTCTCAAGAGGCCAGATCAGAAATTGAGGACCTGGTACAGGATCGAGTTGAGCACTTTTCTGACCTGGCTCCGGGTAACAGCGACATGTTCTTTCTCATGTCAGTCTCGGACGTTGCCAACAAAAGCTACCTGGAACAAAAAAACCGATGGCGTTACGGTTGCTCGAAAGAGTTCAACCAGGTGTTCATCAAACGTAACATCCTGGGTCTGCAGCGGAATGTGTCGCTGTCAATTGAGCATGACCGCTTGATTCGAGCCATCGAGGCCGAGCCGGACGAACCCATGGCCATTCAAGGCTTCGCCGGTGTGGGTAAGACCTACCTCATCACAACGCTTGCAGCATCCTTGAGCGCCAAAGGTCTCTCTGTTGTAGCTCTGGCTCACACCCGTCAGCAACTCACAGCGCTCATGGAACGCACGCAAGCCGTTCGGGGATTGACGTTAGCGGAATTGATGAAAGAGCTGGTCTATCCTGGAGAGCCTGCACCCAGGCCCTCCCGGGGCTCGCGTTACCGGATGGGGCAGCGCTTCAACCGCACCTATGAGCAAATGGCACATATTCTGGGGATCCAACCGCTTCAGCGAGCGAAGCCTCCCGAGGTTGCCAAAATTGCGTGGAAGACGGTAACGTCGTTTTGCCACAACTCCGGTCATGAGATCACGACTGAACATCTACCCGCTACGATAAAATCTCACTGGTCCGCCTCAGACAAAGTCATACTGGTAGAAGTTGCTCGCAGGATGTGGGAAGTCATTGTGAATCCGCCAAATCAGGAATCTGAACTGCCAATGCGGATCTATCACCAAATCAAGCATGCTGATGTTGAAGGCAAGGTGCTTCCTCCTTCGATCCGTATCGCCCTGGTCGATGAAGCCCACGATCTGCCCCTGCCCATTATTAATATTCTTGAGCGAACGCCGCCACCACAGGCGACATTTACCTTTGGTGATCGATACCAACACCTTTTCGGGGCCGGAGGAACTCAGCGACCAGGGCGATCACGAGGTCGAGAACTAGGCGTATCAGTCAGGGCTGGTGAGAGCACAACGGAGCTTTTTAACCAGGTTCTTGCGGCACACCCCATTACTCCGGAGCTGGAGTTTGTCGGCATCAGACCAGAAAACACCCGGGTTGTGTCCTACCAGACCCTGCCGGCGCCGAGCGGAAACTGCGCCATCATTTTTCGCTCATACTGGGCCTTGTTTGAGCAGTTCCAGCGATGCGCCCATGAAAAAGCCGCTTTCACGTTGATGCCAGGATCGGAGAAAGCCCTGCAGTGGTTCATGGGCGACGTAATCGAGCTGTTCAATCACGGTACGCGCCCAAGCTTCCCAAGCTTATTCCGGTACGGAACCTTCGACGAACTGGTAAAGCGAGAATCGCAGCACGCCGATATCAGTCGTATTGTCGACCTGCTTTCCCGCGGTTATCAGCTCAAACACCTCGATGAATCATTGTCTCGGCAGGCGAGGGGCTCTGCAAATGTTCTGTGGCTAGGGATGCCAGAACACACCAAGAACATGGAATTTGAAAAAGTTGTTATTGCCGACGATTTTTTCAGTCAGGCCAACATGGTCTCAAAAGATGCTCTCGTGTCCAGCGTGTACACCGCGATCTCGCGTGTTAAAGCGGAGCTGCACCTACCTGCCGAATTTGATAATTGGGTAAGGGGGCTCTCAAGCTGACCAGGGAAACGTTGGTCCACGGTTTATAGTTGTGCGTTATGCCCCTGCGGTTTTCGGATGATCCGAGAATTAGCGTCATCTTAATCTTTAATGATATGGTTTTTTATACCAGATCGGCTTTAGCAAACGAAGAAAAGCAGGAGTATCCCGCAACCTCTCAGATGAAATCCAAACTCGCTCCTGAACTAACCTTCAATTCTCTTTAATAACCTGACATAACCTTGGCACGGCTACGCCGCGCAACGCTCAGGACGGAAAAGCCTTCTCCTTTGTTTAGCCATGCTCCGAAGATGAAGGCTGGCCACTCTGGGTGTCGGAAGCGGATCTGGTATAAAAATTCAGACCAAAGTTTGCGGGGGTCGATCAAACCACCTTCAAGCAATATACTGTTCATCCATACAGTTTATTGAGATGCGGTGTCCAATGCTGATCAAACAGATTTTCCGTCCAACAGAGCAACTCCGAAGCTCCATTGCCTTCTTCAGTGATGCGGTCAAGGCCGGCTTCCCGTCTCCGGCCCAAGATTACATTGAAAAAACACTGTCTTTGGACGACCTGTGTATTCGGACGCCGGCTGCAACCTACTTCGTTCGTGCATCCGGCTCCTCCATGGAAAGGGCGGGGATTCACGATGGCGATGTGCTGGTTGTCGATCGCAGTCTGCCACCGGGACATCGCAAGATCGTCATTGCGTCCGTTGACGGCGAGTTTGTGTGCAAACGCCTGGACCTGAGTGTTCCGAGCCGGCCTGTGTTGCGGGCAGAAAGCGAAGATTACCCCGACATCACGCTTCGGGAGGAGGATGAACTCGAAATTTTCGGTGTTGTAACCACCGTGGTGCATGCGCTCTGACATGAAACAGGTGTTCGCTCTTTGTGACATGAACAGCTTTTACGCCAGCTGCGAGCAGTTATTCAATCCAGCGTTTCGTGGCCGGCCAGTCGTTGTCGCCAGTAACAACGATGGCTGTGCCGTTGCACGATCACCGGAGGCGAAAGCGCTCGGTATAAAGATGGGCCAACCCATTTTTGAGTTGCGGGAGTACGTCGAAAAGCACGGCCTGATTGTTTGCTCATCCAACTATGCACTCTACGGAGATATGTCCCATCGATTCATGCTTGCCCTGGCGGAATGCGCACCTCGGGTCATGCCCTACAGTATTGATGAAGCCTTTCTTGATCTGACCGGTATCGATTCCGTTGTGTCGTATCTGGATTTCGGCCACCACGTCAAAGAGCTGGTGCGAATATGGACGGGCTTACCTATCTGTGTCGGAATCGCTCCAAGTCCGACATTGGCAAAATTAGCTAACCACGCCGCAAAACACTATCCCGCCACCCGGGGTGTCGTGGATCTGACTGACCGAGACCGGCAACGACGTCTTATGCACCTGACACCGGTGGAAGAAGTATGGGGAATCGGCAGGAAACTGAGCAAACGACTGGATGCCCTGGGAATAAAGACCGCTCTGGATCTAGCCGATTCCGATCCTAAATGGATACGAGATCACTTTTCAGTCGTGGTCGAGCGCACCGTCAGGGAGCTGAACGGCATACCATGTCATTCAGACCTTCTCGAAGTAGCACCGGCAAAGCAGCAGATTCTATGTTCAAAGTCCTTCGGGGCACCCGTCACCGATCTGAACTCCATGCTTGCCGCGATTACCGCTCACGCATCCCGAGCGTCTGAGAAGCTGCGTCGCGAAAACCGGGATTGCGGGTATCTGGCCGCGTTCATGTCAACGAGCCGGTTTCGAACCGGTCACCACTACGCCAACCAGCAAGGGATTACTCTGCCATTCCCGACCTCAGACACCCGGGAAATCGTACGACATGCGGTCAGTATTGCCCGGTCGTTGTGGCGGGAGGGGTACCGATACAACAAAGCGGGCATTGTACTGACAGACTTCCGGGTGCCTGGTGCTTGCCAATCCGATTTTTTCAGCCAGGTCGAGGACGACGAGCGCAACCGGAAGCTGATGCGGACCTTAGACAAGATCAACAGCATCGCTGGCAAAAACACGATCCAGTTTGGCCGGCAGATTCACAAAAACCAAAGCTGGCAAATGCGAAGAGAAAATCTTTCGCCTGCTTACACGACTCGATGGGCTGACATCCCCGTGGCAATCAGTTAAATCCCTCAAACAAAGACAGCCTGGACGTTCTCTTCGATGCTATACCAGTCGTGGAAAACTATTCGTGGGTGTCAGCCACCTTCAGATAGCGGTCAGTTCGACAGCTGCACGTATCTGCGCCTGGTTTCGGACTTTCTGTTCCTTAACCCCCGCAACCAAGATCTTCATGTCTTCGATTGGCATCCCTTTAGAGACAATTCTTGCACCGGCAGCAACAATCGCCGCACGCTTTCGTTCCGGAATACTTGGGTCGGCGGTGAGCATAATCTTAACCATTCCCTGGTTTGGATGCTCATGACTGGCCAGCCATTCGAGCAGCTTTAGGCCATCAACATGGGGCATGTGGAAATCGACCAAGAGCAGATCAAATCGTTGTTCTTCGAGTCTCGTGATACCCGAAACCGGGTCATCGCAGACCGTTAATTCGACGTCTGGAATTCCAAGAATCTTCGGTGCAAAAAAACGCTGCATTTGCTTAAGAAAAGTGTGGTTATCGTCAATCAACAGTACCTTTGTTTTCTGGTCTCCGCTTTCTGATGTCCGGATCGACCCAGGCTCGTGATCCATATCATGATCCGGCAGAACTGCAGCTTGCTTGGGGAGCTCTCCGGTCCGGTAATCAACGGGCAGATCGATCGTCAGGCAGGTCCCGAAGCCTGGCTTACTGTCGATCCTGATTCTCCCACCAAGGAATTCGGAGAATTTCTTCATTACTGGCATCCCGATGCCCCATCCATCTTTTCCGCGACGGATACCAAGCGAAAGCGGGTCTTTGTGCCATAGCAGCGCATTCATCTCAGCGGTGGACATGCCAGCCCCGGTGTCTCGCACAGAAATCGAAATTCCTTTGTCTCGGAGAGACATCGATATTTTCACGAAACCATCGGACGTATGTTTAAACGCGTTTTCGATCGCGTTCCGAACCACCACTTTGATTAAATCGTAGTCTGAGTAAACCTCAGTAACTCCAATTCTAGGATCACTGACGCAATCCCATATCAGGGCGACATTCGCCGTGCCGGCGAACTGTCCGTTCAACTCATTGCACATTTTCGTCACTGCAAACCAGTCTTTTCTGGACTTGAGAGTCCCGTTCTCCAGAGCCGCCAGGGCGAGGATAGACTTTATGTGATGGTCAAGCGTATCCAAGTCATCAAGACTCATTTGCAGGATTCCCCTGGCATCCCCAAGAGCGGCCCCATCGATATAGGCCAATGCCAAATCCGCTTGAGATCGGAGATTTGTGATCGGTGTGCGCAGCTCATGTGCAGCAATGGCCAGCAGATTTTGCTTCATCACAATCGCTTTACCCTGAGCGACATACCGTCCTTTAAGCTGTGAAAGCCAAAATCCGAGCAGAAGATTGCCAACAACAGCGAAGACAAGCGCTGCGACGGTCAATTCCGAGAGGTACGAATCGAAGGGAAAACTCCGTAACGAGAGGAGGTACAGCCCGGACAGCAAACTCGCCAGAGCCCACAGAAAAACCATGGTGCCCCTGGAACCTCTCATCGCGCGGGAGCAGGCAATCGCTGCAACGGCTAAGAGGAACAAAAATACCGACAACAACACAGTCGAGGGGATTTCATCCAGGTTCAGCGTACCGTTGTCCGACTCGAGTGGATGCGGGTTTTCAAAAGCGCTCAGTGGTGCTCCTGATAGTGGTGGCCATGGGTGTGTGTGCTTTTGAAACGAATCCATTTGCTTGGCCAGCAGCAAGGCCAGTAACAGAACGATAAAGATGGCGGGAATAATCCCAGCGATGATGGCGCGGGGTTTGATCATGGTATGTACATCCCTGTCGTCAAAAAAAGCGTGAAAGCTTTTATTCAGCGCCTCCATGGCACCAGCCTGATTCTACTATGTGCATGTCGCATGTGGTCAATAAATAATCAGGGAAACATGATTTTGCTCTCAATATTGAATCCGACACTCTTCGAACGACCTCAGGACGTTGCTCCGATACACCAATCGGGGGCAAACTTGTATCTGAATCCTTAAAACTCAATGGCCCGATCTGGCCATCAACTAAGGAAAGTGCCCCAGAGATCTGGGTCGAGTTCAGGAATGGGATTTCTCTCCGTGAGAGGCTTGTGTGCGAACCCCCGGGTTCACCCACGTCTACCACCAACCAAATAGGTCTTTGTGCTGTGACCCATTTTTGCCAGGTTGATTGCCGTTTAACGGCAAACTCAATCCGGCTTCAGGATGGTCACTCATGGGTTTCCTTTTCCTCGTCAGACTCTCAGTCCGCCCGGGCCCTGGTTTTCGAAGCAAACCAAGAAAAAGACGTGCAAGGAGAACCCAGTGAAATTGATCAACCTCGGTTTGGCCCTCGGGCTTATCGGCGTACTTGCTGGTTGCGCCGGTGGCGAACACATCTACACCAACGATGGCAGGTGCCTTACCTGCATCAACAATCCTCTTACCGGCAAACCCATCAATCACGATGGATCAGCGCCCGGCAGCACCATTGAGTCCCGAAACTCAGCCTCTATCGCCGAGACTGCTCAGGCGGATGAACCAGCAAAGAAAAGCTCTTCATACATTGAGCAAACAACAACGTTCTCGGCTCCAATCGACGTGGATGTTGCGTTTGTGAAGGTAAAAAAAGAGTACCGATATTATACGGAACAGGAGATTCGCCAGGAGTGGGGCATCGTTGCTGACGACAAGCTCAATCAATTTGACACTGCCTATAGCGCGTCGCCTTCTGCCTACTATCACATGCGTGCACCGAGAGAGCACGGTAATGGTAGATACGTCATCGATCATAAGATCGAAAAGCAGGCTACCGATAAAAGCCAAATCACCATTACCGTTTGGGTTAGAGAAGACTCCCCGATAACACCGGCCGATGTTGCAGGCAGTCTCGCACTCAGAACCAAAGCCGCGTTAACCCGTTAATAACGGCTGGGCGACCAGGGTGGTCGCCCATCAGACAAAGGGAGAAACACCATGTTGAGACTATTTATAGGCTTCGTCCTTGGTGTTGTTACCTCCTACTACTCGATGCCCAGCCTCTTCAAGCTGACAGTCCTACTACCAGAGGTTAATTTCGAGCGCTTTTTCTCAAATGACCAACCGCTTACTTCCAATACGATTAATGCCACACATCCTTCAGAGTTCGAGAATACAGCCGCCCACAATGCCATCAGCGAACGAGTTGAGATAGCCAGGTCACTGGCCGAACTCCATCCTGCCCAGGATCCCGCATCCATAGAAGTAACCGAGGTTTTATTCAACCTTGCCAGGAAAAGCCCTCAGGCCCACGCTCTCCTTCAGGAAAAGCTGCCCGGAGGTTTGACTAATGGAGAGGCTCTTTCGATTCTCTCAAGCATCGGAACGAGAGGTTAAACCACCATGGGTAGCTCCAATTTCCTGGTTCAACCACAGATTGCCTCTCCATATAGTCCCGACTTTCAGCGGTTGTTGGCAGACGCTATTTCGGAAATCGAGACCACAACGGATCACCTATGACACATCTGAGCGAAGACCGGGTAAAAGATCTATTCAGGGATATTGAAGGGCGCATCAAACGCGGCAATCCAAATCCAATTCGCTATCTGAAGAATCTGCATCCGTCGAAAGACGAGATCGAAGGCCTGGAATGGAGATATCGGCTTTCAGGCTACCTGGAGGGTTTAGCCGTATCCGATCAAATGGATAACGGTTTCATTGAACCGTTGGTGGCAACACTCTTCTCCAGGGCCGACGTTTCAGACGGAGATCGCCCAGGACGTGCTCGCCCATTCAGCATCGATATTGTTACCGAACAACGCAAGACGTTCAGCTTCGACGTACCGGCAATGAACCCGTTGGACGCCTATGTTCAGCTTACGAAACGGACTGCGTACAAGTCGATTCCTGGAATTGAAGTTATCAAAGTGTTCGAAGGGCTCCTTCCCGACAGGACTTCTGGAGTCCAACCTTTGCGAACCTTCCATACTGGTGAGCTCATTTTCACCTCCTGACTAACAAGGAAACTGATATGCCTCTGGTCCTGCAACGCGCACTGAATGAGGGGTCAGCTCACGAAACGGAAAAAATCGTACGCTAAGACCTCTGCAGTGTTCGTAACGATCGGTACTTTCCTTGTTCGACCTGTTTGTCCTGCTGCCAGATATAGTCGCCGGTCAGGTTGATGTGCTCCCAGCCCAAGGGAGAAAGATGCCGCAGAAGCGTCTCGTCGATATCCCGGCCGTCTTCGCGCAGTGCTTGAACCGCCCGCTCCATATAAACCGTATTCCAAAGGATAATAGCGCTGACGACGAGATTGAGTCCGCTTGCACGGTAGCGTTGATTCTCGTAACTGCGATCGCGGAGTTCACCGAGCCGGTTCAGGAAGACGGCACGAGCCAGCGCGTTCTTAGCCTCGCCCTTATTCAAACCAACCTGCACGCGGCGACGCAGTTCGACGTTTGCAAAAATTGCCACGACTATTGAAATCGTTTTTTGGCCATCCGGATTTGGCTTATATCTCCGGGTAATGTTCGCTTACTTTATTTCGAATTAGTAAGTGCAAGGCTGTCCTTGCCCACCCTTAAGGCCACACCTTGAATTGCTGCCCGTTTCCAGATCCACCCCACCATAGTCAGCACCTGGAAGCGCGACCTATTGGAGAGCGCGTCCGACCTCCTCGAAGGCAAGAGTATAGTCGGTAAGCAATTCGATGAACTCAGCACGGACGAACTGTACCGTGAGATTCGCCGACTGACGGTGGAACGCAATTTTTGTTGCTTAAGCTCCTGGGTGGCTCGTTCCACTTTGGCTGAGCTCCATGTATTTCACAGAGCCCTTCGGAAAATCCTTGCGAACCAAAAGCACTTCATCAACCTGTCACGTCAGTGACACGACAGTGTCATCTCTCAGCTTTACCGTTCAATTGTAACTCGCAATACGGCGAGCTTATTTATTGCAAAAGGTGATCCTGTGGCGCCAACTCAATCAACCAATGTGATGCTTCGAGTCGAGAGTATGGGCGTAACCTACCCGGGAAACGTCCTCGCGCTCAAACCCACCAACGTTCACTTTCACAAGGGCGAATTCACCGTGCTACTGGGACTTTCAGGCGCGGGTAAATCCACTCTGCTTCGTTCACTGAATCACCTGGTTAAGCCCACAACCGGGAAGGTTGTGTCTGGCGAGTTTGGTGAACTGACCAACCGTAGAATCCTGCGACAGCACCGCAGCCGCACCGCCATGGTGTTCCAGCATCACCAGCTGATCGAACGATACACCGCGTTACAGAATGTGCTGACAGGCAGACTTGCGTATCACGGTACTTGGCGAAGCCTGCTTCCCCTGCCCCGGCAGGACCTGGAGTTGGCTCTGCAATGCCTCGACCGCGTAGGTCTGGCTGACAAAGCGCTTTCCCGAGTAGATCAGTTGTCCGGCGGCCAGCAGCAGCGGGTTGGAATCGCCAGAGCATTGGTGCAGCAACCATCCATGATTCTTGCCGATGAGCCCGTTGCCAGCCTGGATCCGGCCACTTCTGAAAAGGTACTCGGCCTACTGCGCGATATTTGTCAGGAAGATGGAATCACCGCGGTTATTTCCTTGCACCAATTGGAATACGCCCAGCGTTTTGCAGACCGGATCATCGGCCTTTCGAACGCTCATATCGTTTTTGACGATGCTCCTGAAAACCTGAAATCGAAACACCTGGACGAGATTTACCACCGTTCACCCAGCGTGGTAGCTGCGGAAGGCAAACCAGCCATCCATAAACCTAAGACCACCCCGATAACGACAGACGTACTGGAGATAGCACAATGAAGACAATGATTCACTCTTTGCTGGCTCTGATAATGATGCTCGGCATCCATTGGTCAGCCCATGCCGCAGATACAGACCCTGATCTTTTGAAAGTTGCCTTGCTGCCGGATGAGAACGCGTCAGAACTGATCAAGCGAAACCAACCTTTGAAGGATTACCTGGAAACCACTCTTGGTAAGGAAGTAGAACTGATTGTTACCACCGATTACTCCTCCATGATCGAAGCCATGCGTTTTGGCCGAATTGACCTGGCTTACTTTGGTCCGTTGTCCTATGTGATGGCCAAGAGTAAGAGTGACATTGAACCCTTTGCCGCCATGGTGGTAGACGGGAAGCCGACTTATCGCTCCATCATTATTGCCAATGCGGACTCTGGCGTTGGCTCCTTCGCGGATATCAAAGGCAAGAAAATGGCCTACGGTGACCGCGCATCCACTTCCAGCCACCTGATCCCCAAGACCGTACTCCTTGAGAAGGCAGAGCTCGAAGCCGGAAAGGACTATGAGGCTCATTTCGTCGGTAGCCATGACGCTGTTGCGGTTAACGTCGCCAATGGCAATGCCGACGCCGGAGGGTTGTCCGAAGTTATCTTCGAGCATGTGATGGACCGCGGTTTGATTGATCGGAGCAAGGTCAAAGTGCTGGGCTACAGCGGTGACTTTCCTCAATACCCCTGGGCCATGCGTTCGAACCTGGCCCCTGAGCTGAAGAGCAACATTCAGAAAGCCTTTCTGCAGATCGATGACCCGGAGATTCTCGACAACCTGAAGGCTGAGGGATTCGCGGCAATTACCGACGAAGATTACGATGTCATCCGCGCTATGGGTGGCCTGCTCAATCTTGATTTCGCAAAAATGTGAGGAGTGCCCCA
The Marinobacter sp. NP-4(2019) DNA segment above includes these coding regions:
- a CDS encoding DNA replication terminus site-binding protein; the encoded protein is MLNSDVGDVPVPRDLIEELSTAYQSLVDHCEGLKKLSEADHARNFEVYIPTFGATEKQRYTADARRAAIIDAVGLTIDDTHNRKYEAGIICASDATVSAVEQLNAAKSHFKETVLKIRNLSLEKRGVSRETVLKNALKSAGIQTLDLRECYRQIRIMPRNLDSISWTWATSHARIQKLSFDEAMALAEGLRDRDVELADTAVDVLRRKCSPDQPLVRRITLPNQLRANYAYREAGKVLRKSCPISGVVIAQQETLPRLAWRENPAFRNEVPVRLQRESKIEPEPVIQALSIHRYVDGQA
- a CDS encoding AAA family ATPase; its protein translation is MTKLAIPLSLETLQELDKDRTRLSGLTNAELAGLFTLFKLANSSKPFNGPASERLLAESLQLIGDSQEARSEIEDLVQDRVEHFSDLAPGNSDMFFLMSVSDVANKSYLEQKNRWRYGCSKEFNQVFIKRNILGLQRNVSLSIEHDRLIRAIEAEPDEPMAIQGFAGVGKTYLITTLAASLSAKGLSVVALAHTRQQLTALMERTQAVRGLTLAELMKELVYPGEPAPRPSRGSRYRMGQRFNRTYEQMAHILGIQPLQRAKPPEVAKIAWKTVTSFCHNSGHEITTEHLPATIKSHWSASDKVILVEVARRMWEVIVNPPNQESELPMRIYHQIKHADVEGKVLPPSIRIALVDEAHDLPLPIINILERTPPPQATFTFGDRYQHLFGAGGTQRPGRSRGRELGVSVRAGESTTELFNQVLAAHPITPELEFVGIRPENTRVVSYQTLPAPSGNCAIIFRSYWALFEQFQRCAHEKAAFTLMPGSEKALQWFMGDVIELFNHGTRPSFPSLFRYGTFDELVKRESQHADISRIVDLLSRGYQLKHLDESLSRQARGSANVLWLGMPEHTKNMEFEKVVIADDFFSQANMVSKDALVSSVYTAISRVKAELHLPAEFDNWVRGLSS
- the umuD gene encoding translesion error-prone DNA polymerase V autoproteolytic subunit, giving the protein MLIKQIFRPTEQLRSSIAFFSDAVKAGFPSPAQDYIEKTLSLDDLCIRTPAATYFVRASGSSMERAGIHDGDVLVVDRSLPPGHRKIVIASVDGEFVCKRLDLSVPSRPVLRAESEDYPDITLREEDELEIFGVVTTVVHAL
- the umuC gene encoding translesion error-prone DNA polymerase V subunit UmuC, with the protein product MKQVFALCDMNSFYASCEQLFNPAFRGRPVVVASNNDGCAVARSPEAKALGIKMGQPIFELREYVEKHGLIVCSSNYALYGDMSHRFMLALAECAPRVMPYSIDEAFLDLTGIDSVVSYLDFGHHVKELVRIWTGLPICVGIAPSPTLAKLANHAAKHYPATRGVVDLTDRDRQRRLMHLTPVEEVWGIGRKLSKRLDALGIKTALDLADSDPKWIRDHFSVVVERTVRELNGIPCHSDLLEVAPAKQQILCSKSFGAPVTDLNSMLAAITAHASRASEKLRRENRDCGYLAAFMSTSRFRTGHHYANQQGITLPFPTSDTREIVRHAVSIARSLWREGYRYNKAGIVLTDFRVPGACQSDFFSQVEDDERNRKLMRTLDKINSIAGKNTIQFGRQIHKNQSWQMRRENLSPAYTTRWADIPVAIS
- a CDS encoding hybrid sensor histidine kinase/response regulator, translated to MEALNKSFHAFFDDRDVHTMIKPRAIIAGIIPAIFIVLLLALLLAKQMDSFQKHTHPWPPLSGAPLSAFENPHPLESDNGTLNLDEIPSTVLLSVFLFLLAVAAIACSRAMRGSRGTMVFLWALASLLSGLYLLSLRSFPFDSYLSELTVAALVFAVVGNLLLGFWLSQLKGRYVAQGKAIVMKQNLLAIAAHELRTPITNLRSQADLALAYIDGAALGDARGILQMSLDDLDTLDHHIKSILALAALENGTLKSRKDWFAVTKMCNELNGQFAGTANVALIWDCVSDPRIGVTEVYSDYDLIKVVVRNAIENAFKHTSDGFVKISMSLRDKGISISVRDTGAGMSTAEMNALLWHKDPLSLGIRRGKDGWGIGMPVMKKFSEFLGGRIRIDSKPGFGTCLTIDLPVDYRTGELPKQAAVLPDHDMDHEPGSIRTSESGDQKTKVLLIDDNHTFLKQMQRFFAPKILGIPDVELTVCDDPVSGITRLEEQRFDLLLVDFHMPHVDGLKLLEWLASHEHPNQGMVKIMLTADPSIPERKRAAIVAAGARIVSKGMPIEDMKILVAGVKEQKVRNQAQIRAAVELTAI
- the phnD gene encoding phosphate/phosphite/phosphonate ABC transporter substrate-binding protein, whose product is MKTMIHSLLALIMMLGIHWSAHAADTDPDLLKVALLPDENASELIKRNQPLKDYLETTLGKEVELIVTTDYSSMIEAMRFGRIDLAYFGPLSYVMAKSKSDIEPFAAMVVDGKPTYRSIIIANADSGVGSFADIKGKKMAYGDRASTSSHLIPKTVLLEKAELEAGKDYEAHFVGSHDAVAVNVANGNADAGGLSEVIFEHVMDRGLIDRSKVKVLGYSGDFPQYPWAMRSNLAPELKSNIQKAFLQIDDPEILDNLKAEGFAAITDEDYDVIRAMGGLLNLDFAKM